Proteins co-encoded in one Nitratireductor kimnyeongensis genomic window:
- a CDS encoding response regulator — MATGEGSDVDERFRGDALAALLRSASGWVWETDENHRLTWISKEFQTVTGFDPKRFIGRSRITLVRNAFHPVCDVEAHERLLAARAPFEQFVYDLEGGPPDCRWISVSGSPVFDDENRFCGYRGVAQNVTQMMGLLRGVHRSDDDADPKERYPGSGGHFARLMAALDVTRDALCCYDADDRLVLCNQAMLVMYAGLEDFIRPGTSFEALLRAGIERGILSTEGADPQVWLQKVLALRSCEDAFESVIRFTDGRWIMHREKRTADGGTIGICTDITRLRRHEDALAAALEKAKLAEAILDELPNPVFAKDEKLRFVLVNRAFKRTLGVEVPDILGRRATDFSSPELAENFERSERHVLDTHEDFEVEEDFDQPGIGKYRIVRKCRVETESGTPYVVGALFDISDIRKRENDAEDARRQLAEVLETLPAGVVIYDRDDRYVLANHKMQEALPAMIPAMRPGKSLRYAVELAHDAGYFRQSGDAELDALYETDREAWIEGYLRSYQVRHRIFERSHSNGRWVKAIDTRTEDGTFVGVRVDITELKQREAELQAAREEAVLADRAKSEFLANMSHEIRTPMNGVLGMTELLAKTDLTAKQKTFTDIILKSGNALLTIINDILDFSKIDAGHIVLEAEPFYLGEAVGDVTTLMSSRAKEKDIELIVRVDPGITRAVVGDVGRIRQILTNLVGNAVKFTEKGHVLVNVSGSETPDGELALQFSVTDTGIGIPKNKLHLIFDKFSQVDASSTRRHEGTGLGLAITSRLVGLMGGEIGVESVEGRGSTFWFTLTLPKAAGAAQQPLAPREVKNARVLVVDDNSVNRMILREQMEHWGFDACVARNSLEGLEVLRAVAGMGLRVDCIVVDYQMPGMNGLELVEAIRAEPEIAEVPVVLLTSVDQSLSGFGARELSIAAHLIKPARSSALLEAMITAMQSTTATSSGAAPLAAGDGRAEPDTESMPASDAASLTDDATCPEIDVLVAEDNEVNQLVFRQILSEAGLRFEIVENGRRAIEECERKKPRLILMDVSMPEMNGLEATREIRQREYGALSRLPIIGVTAHALKGDRELCLEAGMDDYLSKPISPRALLDKINSWVNYPSVKSIQK, encoded by the coding sequence TTGGCAACCGGTGAGGGTTCAGATGTTGATGAGCGATTTCGCGGTGATGCACTGGCCGCGCTGCTTCGGTCTGCCTCCGGTTGGGTGTGGGAAACGGACGAAAATCATCGTCTGACCTGGATTTCAAAAGAATTTCAGACGGTCACAGGCTTCGATCCGAAGCGTTTCATCGGCCGGTCGCGTATCACGCTAGTCCGCAATGCCTTTCATCCCGTTTGTGACGTGGAGGCGCATGAGAGGCTTCTTGCTGCGCGGGCACCATTCGAGCAGTTTGTCTATGACCTTGAAGGGGGGCCGCCGGACTGTCGTTGGATCTCGGTATCCGGTTCCCCGGTGTTTGACGACGAGAACCGCTTCTGTGGCTATCGTGGGGTGGCGCAGAATGTCACGCAGATGATGGGACTTCTGCGTGGTGTGCATCGCTCGGATGACGATGCTGACCCGAAGGAGCGTTACCCCGGCAGCGGGGGACACTTTGCGAGACTGATGGCCGCGCTCGATGTCACTCGGGACGCCTTGTGTTGTTACGATGCGGATGATCGCCTCGTCCTGTGCAATCAGGCGATGCTTGTGATGTATGCCGGACTCGAGGATTTCATCCGTCCTGGGACGTCTTTCGAAGCATTGCTGCGTGCGGGTATTGAGCGTGGCATCCTTTCAACGGAGGGCGCGGACCCGCAGGTCTGGCTTCAGAAGGTGCTGGCTCTTCGCAGTTGTGAAGATGCGTTCGAAAGCGTTATCCGCTTCACCGATGGACGCTGGATCATGCATCGTGAGAAGCGGACAGCCGATGGTGGCACGATAGGCATCTGCACCGACATTACTCGGCTCAGGCGTCATGAGGATGCGCTGGCGGCGGCTCTCGAAAAAGCAAAGCTTGCCGAGGCAATTCTCGATGAGTTGCCGAATCCGGTTTTCGCGAAGGATGAGAAACTTCGCTTCGTCCTGGTCAACAGGGCATTCAAGCGTACGCTTGGCGTCGAAGTCCCTGACATCCTTGGTCGGCGAGCCACAGATTTCTCATCGCCCGAACTCGCTGAAAACTTCGAGAGAAGCGAACGGCACGTGCTGGACACGCACGAGGATTTTGAAGTCGAGGAGGATTTCGACCAGCCGGGCATTGGCAAGTATCGCATCGTCCGAAAATGTCGCGTGGAGACGGAAAGCGGGACGCCCTACGTGGTGGGCGCCCTGTTCGACATTTCGGACATCCGTAAGCGCGAGAACGATGCCGAGGATGCCAGGCGGCAACTTGCTGAGGTTCTCGAGACGCTGCCGGCCGGTGTCGTCATCTACGATCGTGATGACCGGTATGTTCTGGCGAATCACAAGATGCAGGAGGCATTGCCGGCCATGATTCCGGCTATGCGGCCGGGGAAGTCCTTGCGTTATGCGGTTGAGCTGGCGCATGACGCCGGATATTTTCGGCAGAGCGGCGATGCAGAGCTCGATGCACTTTACGAGACTGATCGAGAGGCGTGGATTGAAGGCTACCTCAGGTCATACCAGGTGCGTCACCGCATTTTCGAACGCAGTCACTCCAATGGTCGCTGGGTCAAGGCCATCGATACACGGACGGAGGATGGAACCTTCGTCGGCGTGCGGGTGGATATCACCGAGCTGAAACAACGTGAGGCCGAGTTGCAGGCCGCGCGGGAAGAGGCGGTGCTCGCCGACCGGGCAAAATCCGAGTTTCTTGCCAATATGAGCCATGAAATCCGAACGCCGATGAATGGCGTTCTGGGCATGACTGAGCTGTTGGCGAAAACAGACCTCACAGCCAAACAGAAGACCTTCACGGATATCATTCTGAAGTCGGGAAACGCGCTCCTGACCATCATCAACGATATTCTCGATTTTTCGAAGATAGATGCGGGGCACATCGTCCTCGAGGCGGAGCCGTTTTATCTTGGCGAAGCCGTCGGAGATGTTACGACGCTGATGTCTTCCCGGGCGAAGGAAAAAGACATCGAACTGATCGTCCGGGTGGACCCCGGCATCACGCGCGCGGTTGTGGGGGATGTCGGGCGCATTCGTCAGATACTCACAAATCTCGTGGGCAATGCCGTCAAGTTCACCGAGAAGGGACATGTTCTCGTGAATGTAAGTGGCAGCGAGACGCCCGATGGCGAACTCGCGCTGCAATTCAGCGTTACCGACACGGGCATCGGTATCCCGAAGAACAAGCTTCACCTGATTTTCGACAAGTTCAGCCAGGTTGATGCATCGTCGACCCGGCGCCATGAGGGAACCGGTCTTGGGCTTGCCATCACCTCGCGTCTTGTCGGTCTTATGGGAGGGGAAATCGGCGTCGAAAGCGTTGAAGGACGCGGGTCGACGTTCTGGTTCACCCTGACCCTCCCGAAGGCGGCGGGTGCCGCGCAGCAGCCGTTGGCCCCGCGCGAGGTGAAGAATGCCCGTGTTCTGGTTGTCGACGACAATTCGGTTAACCGGATGATCCTGCGCGAGCAGATGGAGCATTGGGGTTTTGATGCCTGCGTCGCGCGCAATTCGCTTGAAGGGCTGGAAGTGCTTCGTGCCGTGGCCGGAATGGGGTTGCGGGTCGACTGCATCGTTGTCGACTACCAGATGCCGGGCATGAACGGACTGGAGCTGGTCGAAGCGATCCGCGCTGAACCCGAGATCGCGGAGGTGCCTGTGGTGTTGCTTACATCTGTCGATCAGTCTTTGTCCGGGTTTGGCGCGCGCGAGCTGTCAATCGCGGCGCATCTCATCAAGCCGGCGCGCTCGTCCGCGCTTCTTGAGGCGATGATCACTGCGATGCAGAGCACGACAGCCACGTCGTCAGGCGCGGCGCCCCTCGCGGCAGGGGATGGGCGTGCGGAACCCGACACCGAATCGATGCCAGCGTCAGACGCTGCGTCCTTGACGGATGACGCAACCTGTCCAGAAATTGATGTCCTGGTTGCGGAAGACAATGAGGTCAACCAGCTCGTTTTCCGGCAAATTCTCAGCGAAGCGGGATTGCGCTTCGAAATCGTCGAGAATGGTCGACGCGCAATCGAAGAGTGCGAACGAAAGAAGCCACGGCTGATTCTGATGGACGTTTCCATGCCCGAAATGAACGGGTTGGAAGCAACGAGGGAGATTCGTCAACGCGAATATGGAGCCCTATCACGCTTACCCATCATTGGCGTGACGGCACACGCATTGAAGGGCGATCGCGAATTGTGTCTCGAAGCAGGAATGGACGATTACCTCTCCAAGCCCATCAGCCCCAGAGCTCTTTTGGACAAAATCAACTCCTGGGTGAATTATCCATCCGTAAAATCAATCCAAAAATGA
- a CDS encoding phosphoserine transaminase, translated as MSTLPTPDLRPANTHFSSGPCTKRPGWSLDALADAPLGRSHRSSIGKAKLAEAIDLTREILQVPADYRIGIVPASDTGAVEMALWSLLGERGVDMVAWESFGAGWVTDVVKQLKLVDARRIEADYGDLPDLNSIDFDRDVVFTWNGTTSGVRVPDGNFIPANRAGLSICDATSAAFAQRLPFDKLDVVTFSWQKVLGGEGAHGVIILSPRAVERLESYTPAWPLPKIFRLTKGGKLIEGIFRGETINTPSMLCVEDYLDALNWAKSIGGLDGLVARANANFAVIDEFVRKTPWLDHLAKVPATRSNTSVCLTIVDPEIAALDASEQAAFAKGMVSALAKEKVAFDIGHYRDAPSGLRIWAGATVEASDLEALMPWLDWAFQSQKASLKAAA; from the coding sequence ATGAGCACACTCCCTACGCCGGACCTCCGTCCGGCCAATACGCATTTTTCATCAGGTCCCTGCACAAAACGTCCCGGCTGGTCGCTCGACGCGCTTGCCGACGCTCCCCTTGGCCGGTCGCATCGATCCTCCATCGGCAAGGCGAAACTGGCAGAGGCCATCGATCTTACCCGTGAAATTCTGCAGGTTCCGGCGGATTACCGCATCGGCATCGTGCCTGCATCCGACACCGGCGCCGTGGAAATGGCGCTCTGGTCGCTTCTGGGCGAGCGCGGCGTCGACATGGTTGCCTGGGAATCCTTCGGTGCCGGGTGGGTCACCGATGTGGTCAAGCAGCTGAAACTCGTCGATGCGCGCCGCATTGAGGCCGACTATGGCGATCTGCCCGATCTCAATTCCATCGATTTCGACCGCGACGTGGTGTTCACCTGGAACGGCACCACATCCGGTGTGCGCGTGCCCGATGGCAATTTCATTCCCGCCAACCGCGCGGGCCTGAGCATCTGCGACGCCACATCGGCGGCTTTTGCGCAGCGCCTGCCCTTCGACAAGCTCGATGTGGTCACCTTTTCCTGGCAGAAAGTGCTGGGTGGCGAAGGCGCACACGGTGTCATCATCCTCTCGCCGCGCGCCGTGGAACGGCTGGAAAGCTACACGCCCGCATGGCCGCTGCCGAAAATCTTCCGCCTCACCAAGGGCGGCAAGCTCATCGAAGGCATCTTCCGTGGCGAGACGATCAACACGCCATCCATGCTGTGCGTGGAAGACTATCTGGATGCGCTGAACTGGGCCAAATCCATCGGCGGCCTCGACGGTCTCGTCGCCCGCGCCAATGCGAATTTCGCTGTTATCGACGAGTTCGTGCGCAAGACACCCTGGCTCGACCATCTGGCGAAGGTTCCGGCCACGCGCTCCAACACATCCGTGTGCCTGACGATCGTCGATCCCGAGATCGCCGCACTCGATGCGAGCGAACAGGCGGCTTTTGCAAAGGGCATGGTTTCTGCGCTGGCCAAAGAGAAAGTTGCCTTCGACATCGGCCATTACCGCGACGCGCCGTCTGGTCTGCGCATCTGGGCCGGCGCCACGGTTGAAGCCTCCGATCTGGAAGCTTTGATGCCCTGGCTCGACTGGGCGTTCCAGTCCCAGAAGGCAAGCCTCAAGGCTGCGGCCTGA
- a CDS encoding fimbrial protein gives MATPQEQEDLEQDELDPAAERVRRKMVRFMAINLGILFAAVMAVVLAFVYKTLSSRPEEPAATIALPGDPVEGKIVLPQGARIVSQGLDGMRVSLHLRLANGGEELRLFDLRSGRMIARFVLEP, from the coding sequence ATGGCCACGCCACAAGAACAGGAAGACCTGGAGCAGGACGAACTCGACCCGGCGGCCGAGCGTGTGCGCCGCAAGATGGTCCGCTTCATGGCCATCAATCTGGGCATTCTGTTCGCTGCGGTTATGGCCGTCGTACTCGCGTTTGTCTACAAGACCCTTAGCAGCCGACCTGAAGAACCAGCGGCCACGATCGCGCTGCCGGGCGATCCTGTTGAGGGAAAAATTGTTCTGCCCCAGGGGGCTCGCATCGTCTCTCAGGGGCTGGACGGGATGCGGGTCTCTCTGCATTTGAGGTTGGCGAATGGCGGTGAGGAGTTGCGCCTTTTCGATCTCAGAAGCGGTCGGATGATCGCCCGATTCGTTCTGGAGCCGTGA
- the rpoH gene encoding RNA polymerase sigma factor RpoH, with protein sequence MAQTLPSIASGEGGLTRYLEEIRRFPMLQPEEEYMLAKRYSEHDDTAAAHKLVTSHLRLVAKIAMGYRGYGLPIGEVISEGNVGLMQAVKKFEPERGFRLATYAMWWIKASIQEYILRSWSLVKMGTTANQKRLFFNLRKVKSKIQALDDGDLNPEQVSEIATRLNVSEEEVVSMNRRLSGDASLNAPIRATEGESGEWQDWLVDDGESQEDILVEQDELETRRRMLGDAISVLNDREKRIFQARRLSEDPMTLEELSGEFDISRERVRQIEVRAFEKVQEAVQNSAREQAMAAKAMAAEAHRQAGA encoded by the coding sequence ATGGCCCAGACATTACCTAGTATCGCTTCGGGTGAAGGCGGATTGACCCGCTACCTGGAGGAGATTCGCCGCTTCCCCATGCTTCAGCCTGAGGAAGAGTACATGCTCGCCAAGCGTTATTCCGAGCATGACGACACGGCTGCAGCCCACAAGCTTGTTACGAGCCATCTGCGTCTCGTGGCGAAGATAGCCATGGGTTACCGCGGCTACGGGCTGCCGATCGGCGAAGTTATCTCTGAAGGCAATGTCGGCCTGATGCAGGCCGTGAAGAAATTCGAACCGGAGCGCGGCTTCCGTCTCGCCACCTACGCCATGTGGTGGATCAAGGCCTCCATTCAGGAATATATTCTACGCTCGTGGAGCCTCGTGAAGATGGGCACCACGGCGAACCAGAAGCGGCTCTTCTTCAACCTTCGCAAGGTGAAGAGCAAGATTCAGGCGCTTGACGATGGCGACCTGAACCCCGAACAGGTTTCGGAAATCGCTACACGCCTGAATGTGAGTGAGGAAGAGGTGGTTTCCATGAACCGCCGCCTCTCCGGTGACGCTTCACTCAACGCGCCCATTCGGGCGACCGAGGGTGAATCGGGCGAATGGCAGGACTGGCTGGTCGACGATGGCGAGAGCCAGGAAGACATCCTGGTCGAGCAGGACGAATTGGAGACCCGCCGCCGCATGCTCGGCGACGCCATATCCGTGCTCAATGACCGTGAAAAGCGCATCTTTCAGGCGCGGCGCCTCTCCGAAGATCCGATGACCCTGGAAGAGCTTTCAGGCGAGTTCGACATCAGCCGCGAACGGGTGCGCCAGATCGAGGTTCGCGCATTCGAGAAGGTACAGGAGGCCGTGCAGAACTCGGCCCGTGAGCAGGCGATGGCCGCAAAGGCCATGGCTGCAGAGGCACACCGGCAGGCAGGCGCCTGA
- a CDS encoding RluA family pseudouridine synthase — MNGRKAFSVAPEDAGERLDRWLSGRLGASVSRSRLQALIRAGSVMQGEKPVTETKLKIAEGEVYTLLIPEAAPAEPEAEAISLDVLFEDDALIVINKPAGLVVHPAPGNWSGTLVNALLHHCGDSLSGIGGVRRPGIVHRLDRDTSGVMVVAKTDNAHRILSESFADHGRSGDLERAYIALVWGAPERMSGTINAPLGRHAQSRTLRAVVPAGRSDARHAVTRYQVQQRYGTDGSGKAFAAKVECRLETGRTHQIRVHMAHIGHPLIGDADYGRAFRTKVNRLPEDIRPTVAAFPRQALHARLLAFRHPETGDLMRFEAEPPSDMMALTKALDIL, encoded by the coding sequence ATGAACGGGCGCAAAGCGTTTTCCGTTGCGCCTGAAGACGCCGGCGAGCGGCTGGATCGCTGGCTTTCGGGCAGGCTGGGCGCGTCGGTTTCACGCAGCCGTCTTCAGGCGCTCATACGTGCTGGCTCGGTCATGCAAGGTGAAAAGCCGGTCACCGAAACCAAGCTCAAAATTGCCGAGGGTGAGGTTTACACACTTCTGATCCCGGAAGCGGCGCCCGCAGAACCCGAAGCCGAAGCGATTTCGCTCGACGTGCTCTTTGAAGACGACGCCCTGATCGTCATCAACAAGCCGGCCGGGCTGGTGGTTCACCCCGCCCCCGGCAATTGGTCGGGCACGCTGGTCAACGCGCTGCTTCACCATTGCGGCGATTCACTCTCGGGGATTGGCGGCGTGCGCCGCCCCGGCATCGTGCATCGTCTCGATCGGGACACCAGCGGGGTGATGGTCGTCGCCAAGACAGACAATGCCCATCGCATTCTATCGGAGAGCTTTGCCGACCACGGGCGCAGTGGCGATCTGGAACGCGCCTACATCGCCCTCGTCTGGGGCGCACCCGAACGGATGTCCGGAACGATCAACGCGCCGCTCGGCCGTCACGCGCAGAGCCGCACCCTGCGCGCTGTTGTGCCGGCGGGACGCAGCGATGCACGCCATGCCGTAACCCGCTATCAGGTTCAGCAACGCTACGGAACCGACGGCAGCGGCAAGGCGTTTGCCGCGAAAGTGGAATGCAGGCTGGAAACCGGGCGCACGCACCAGATCCGCGTGCACATGGCTCATATCGGCCATCCCCTGATCGGCGACGCCGATTATGGCCGCGCCTTCCGCACGAAGGTCAATCGGCTACCTGAAGACATACGCCCCACAGTTGCCGCTTTTCCGCGCCAGGCTCTTCATGCGCGCCTTCTGGCATTCCGCCATCCGGAGACCGGCGATCTCATGCGTTTCGAGGCCGAACCGCCCTCCGACATGATGGCATTGACAAAGGCACTCGATATTTTGTAA
- a CDS encoding adenylosuccinate synthase: MANVVVVGSQWGDEGKGKIVDWLSERADVVARFQGGHNAGHTLVIDGVSYKLSLLPSGVVRPGKLSVIGNGVVFDPHAFVAEMGRLAEQGVEVTPDRLKIAENTALILSLHRELDGFREDAASNSGTKIGTTRRGIGPAYEDKVGRRAIRVMDLANKDTLPMKIDRLLTHHNALRRGLGHEEVTHQAIMEELTSVADKILPYVDRVWKILEDARRAGQRILFEGAQGTMLDIDHGTYPFVTSSNTIAGQAATGSGLGPGSIDYVLGITKAYTTRVGEGPFPTEQKNEVGEFLGTRGHEFGTVTGRQRRCGWFDAVLVRQAVVTNGMNGIALTKLDVLDGMDEIKICTGYKLDGELIDYLPAGQGAQARLEPVYETLEGWKGTTRGARKWTDLPAQAVKYVRHVEELIGAPVAILSTSPEREDAILVTDPFQD; the protein is encoded by the coding sequence ATGGCAAATGTGGTGGTTGTCGGCTCACAGTGGGGCGACGAGGGCAAAGGCAAGATCGTGGACTGGCTGTCGGAACGCGCCGATGTGGTGGCGCGCTTTCAGGGCGGGCACAATGCCGGGCATACCCTCGTCATCGACGGCGTGAGCTACAAGCTGTCGCTTCTTCCCTCCGGCGTCGTTCGCCCCGGAAAGCTTTCTGTCATCGGCAATGGTGTGGTCTTCGACCCGCATGCTTTTGTTGCGGAAATGGGGCGCCTCGCCGAGCAGGGCGTGGAGGTGACGCCGGATCGGCTGAAGATTGCCGAGAACACGGCTTTGATCCTTTCGCTTCACCGCGAGCTTGATGGTTTCCGCGAGGATGCCGCTTCCAATTCGGGCACGAAGATCGGCACCACACGCCGCGGCATCGGCCCGGCCTATGAAGACAAGGTGGGCCGCCGCGCCATCCGCGTGATGGACCTGGCCAACAAGGACACGCTGCCGATGAAGATCGACCGGCTGCTCACGCATCACAATGCGCTGCGTCGCGGTCTTGGGCATGAAGAAGTCACGCATCAAGCGATCATGGAGGAGCTGACGTCGGTCGCCGACAAGATTCTTCCCTATGTCGATCGTGTGTGGAAAATCCTAGAAGACGCGCGCCGGGCCGGTCAGCGCATCCTGTTTGAGGGTGCGCAGGGCACCATGCTCGACATCGACCATGGCACATATCCGTTCGTGACGTCTTCCAACACGATTGCAGGGCAGGCGGCGACCGGTTCCGGGCTTGGGCCAGGATCCATCGATTATGTGCTCGGCATCACCAAGGCCTACACCACCCGAGTCGGAGAGGGACCGTTCCCGACCGAGCAGAAGAACGAGGTTGGTGAATTTCTCGGCACACGGGGGCATGAGTTCGGCACCGTGACAGGACGTCAGCGGCGCTGCGGCTGGTTTGACGCCGTTCTGGTGCGACAGGCCGTGGTGACCAATGGCATGAATGGCATCGCGCTCACCAAGCTCGACGTTCTGGATGGCATGGATGAGATCAAGATCTGCACGGGCTACAAGCTTGATGGCGAATTGATCGACTACCTCCCGGCCGGCCAGGGTGCGCAGGCGCGACTTGAGCCTGTCTATGAGACGCTCGAAGGCTGGAAGGGCACCACCAGGGGCGCGCGCAAATGGACGGATTTGCCGGCTCAGGCCGTCAAATATGTGCGCCACGTGGAAGAATTGATCGGCGCGCCGGTGGCGATTCTTTCCACCAGTCCCGAACGCGAAGACGCCATACTTGTGACAGATCCTTTTCAGGACTAG
- a CDS encoding VOC family protein, with amino-acid sequence MADRRIALTTLVVRDYDEAIAWYREKLAFQLLEDTPLSPDKRWVVIAPQRGASGALLLARAASEEQEAAIGNQAGGRVFLFLHTDNFWRDYHAMREAGVAFHQEPREEAYGTVAVFSDLHGNLWDLLEPKSQLT; translated from the coding sequence TTGGCCGACCGTCGCATCGCGCTCACCACGCTTGTCGTGCGCGACTATGACGAGGCGATCGCCTGGTATCGTGAGAAACTGGCTTTCCAGCTATTGGAAGACACTCCGCTGTCACCTGATAAGCGTTGGGTGGTCATTGCGCCACAACGCGGTGCATCCGGCGCGTTGCTACTGGCGCGGGCGGCCAGTGAGGAACAGGAGGCCGCCATCGGCAATCAGGCGGGTGGCCGTGTGTTTCTCTTTCTCCACACCGATAATTTCTGGCGTGATTATCACGCCATGCGAGAAGCGGGCGTCGCATTTCATCAAGAGCCTCGGGAAGAAGCCTATGGTACGGTCGCCGTCTTTTCGGATCTCCACGGCAATCTCTGGGATCTTTTGGAGCCGAAATCGCAGCTAACGTAA
- a CDS encoding PstS family phosphate ABC transporter substrate-binding protein, with protein sequence MKKFLLTASAATIALAGAVGTAAARDQIRVVGSSTVFPFTTAVAERLGQSGEFPTPVVESTGTGGGMKLFCAGVGESHPDFTNASRAIKDSELEDCKANGVTPVEIKVGFDGIVISNSKAADQIDLTKEQIFAALAKNVEVDGKVVANPYTNWSDIDESLPNTKIEVLGPPPTSGTRDAFVELVMEEACPEAIEAADGCTEIREDGAYVEAGENDNLIVQKLEANADAFGIFGFSFLDQNADKLQGSTIGGVAPTFDAIAAGDYGVSRSLFIYAKKEHVGAIKGMEEFIKEYTTDAAWGPEGYLADKGLIPLPDDARAQQAEDAQALKGMGS encoded by the coding sequence ATGAAAAAATTCCTTCTTACCGCCTCGGCGGCCACAATCGCCCTCGCAGGTGCGGTTGGTACGGCTGCTGCCCGTGACCAGATCCGTGTCGTCGGTTCGTCGACGGTGTTCCCCTTCACCACCGCTGTTGCCGAGCGCCTTGGCCAGAGCGGTGAGTTCCCGACCCCGGTCGTGGAATCTACCGGCACGGGCGGCGGCATGAAGCTTTTCTGCGCCGGCGTTGGCGAGAGCCACCCGGATTTCACCAATGCTTCGCGCGCCATCAAGGACTCCGAGCTTGAGGACTGCAAGGCAAACGGCGTGACGCCGGTGGAGATCAAGGTTGGCTTTGACGGTATCGTCATCTCCAACTCCAAAGCGGCAGATCAGATCGACCTCACAAAGGAACAGATCTTCGCCGCTCTGGCAAAGAATGTGGAAGTTGACGGCAAGGTCGTAGCAAACCCCTACACCAACTGGTCGGACATCGACGAGAGCTTGCCGAACACGAAGATCGAAGTTCTGGGCCCGCCCCCGACCTCCGGCACGCGCGACGCTTTCGTCGAGCTGGTTATGGAAGAGGCTTGCCCGGAAGCCATCGAGGCTGCTGATGGCTGCACGGAAATCCGTGAAGACGGCGCCTATGTGGAAGCCGGCGAGAACGACAATCTGATCGTTCAGAAGCTTGAAGCCAACGCTGATGCGTTCGGCATCTTCGGCTTCTCCTTCCTCGACCAGAACGCCGACAAGCTTCAGGGTTCGACGATCGGTGGCGTTGCCCCGACCTTCGACGCAATCGCTGCAGGCGATTATGGCGTTTCCCGTTCGCTCTTCATCTATGCCAAGAAAGAGCACGTTGGTGCGATCAAGGGCATGGAAGAGTTCATCAAGGAATACACCACCGATGCAGCTTGGGGCCCCGAGGGCTATCTTGCGGACAAGGGCCTGATCCCGCTTCCGGATGATGCTCGTGCCCAGCAGGCAGAAGATGCCCAGGCTCTCAAAGGCATGGGTTCCTGA